The proteins below are encoded in one region of Maribacter aestuarii:
- a CDS encoding sulfatase-like hydrolase/transferase → MHEIQDIKIDPRSKKLKDFIPLVISFFLGLVVLSVYQNTSLYFSGVLDSIVNKSFFILLLHHLGFASVCALFLAFLFNILENWRPGKGFLTVKIIIGILLLVEVVLVNYYVRNYEVLGANFSGWSSLSGTRNSFFQVIGILTLCILVTHYSYKYITSFYRLISRMYPFTIILFSLFLATLYSEKKAVNENKTQHLLERIGKNLFDTNVYEGDAEYPLLKETDYTTDLHKYFHLKSDRPSIKIIVVNGLGSSFVNEGGAYINFMPYLSSLKTESLYWNNFLSNTGEDHGALPSIVGSLPFGQNGFTHINELVHRNTLYSILQKNGYLTSFAYGGNSALNAYDKFLYEEGVEQILDKNAFGKEYTMQTEDAAGISLGYPDKQLFKKYHSNMSSDTIPSLDVLVTLSTKEPYQIPMMEHYLEKVGLSLSNSRFGGRTKRIINKNAALFASFLYTDEAIEEFMAAEQNLSSYDNTIYIITGSHHATDLPQENTLSRYRVPLIIYSPLLKSEQVFNEVASHADIVPTLLSLLDKQYGIDAPKDVAWLGSGLQAQKNLFNKKQIPLLRSTNNIQDYIDGSHFLTDGDVYELDQDLKFLEAEEDSEIEAIKKSFDQFKAINAYVTTEDKILPKDISLITYTENTFTKEQEIWIQSVFNGQNFDEAYGTARRLALDNDWSRSLLLCKYILSEIPRHADTEILMGRLYAWQENYEKSISILEKVVQKYPDYEDGYCALLDAYYWADKDENVFWIKESVAKHKLTQDLLTEKIERSLQKVQEKRTQELQEAVKEDKGAVVKNNTK, encoded by the coding sequence ATGCACGAGATACAAGACATAAAAATTGACCCTAGGTCCAAGAAATTGAAGGATTTTATTCCTTTGGTTATTTCCTTCTTTTTGGGGTTGGTGGTTTTGTCCGTATATCAAAATACGTCATTATATTTTTCTGGGGTTCTGGATAGTATTGTGAACAAGAGTTTTTTTATCCTACTGTTGCATCATTTAGGGTTTGCATCGGTATGTGCACTATTCCTAGCTTTCCTTTTTAATATTTTAGAGAACTGGAGACCAGGCAAAGGATTTTTAACCGTAAAAATCATCATTGGCATACTCTTGCTTGTTGAGGTGGTTCTCGTTAATTATTACGTGAGGAACTATGAGGTACTTGGCGCCAATTTTTCGGGATGGTCAAGTTTAAGTGGGACAAGGAATTCATTTTTTCAGGTAATAGGCATCTTAACACTGTGCATACTGGTAACTCATTATAGTTACAAGTACATCACATCGTTTTACCGACTTATCAGTAGGATGTACCCATTTACAATCATATTATTCAGTCTATTTCTCGCTACCCTGTACTCTGAAAAAAAAGCTGTTAATGAAAATAAGACCCAACACCTATTGGAGCGCATTGGTAAAAATCTATTCGATACCAATGTTTATGAAGGTGATGCTGAATATCCGTTGTTAAAGGAGACCGACTATACGACTGACCTGCACAAATACTTCCATTTAAAATCGGACAGACCATCCATAAAGATAATCGTGGTAAACGGGTTGGGTAGTTCCTTTGTTAATGAAGGCGGTGCGTATATCAATTTTATGCCTTATCTGTCGTCCCTAAAAACAGAATCCCTCTATTGGAACAATTTCTTGAGCAATACAGGTGAAGACCATGGGGCATTACCCTCTATCGTTGGATCCTTACCTTTTGGTCAAAATGGGTTTACACATATAAATGAGCTGGTACACAGGAATACGTTATACAGTATTCTACAAAAAAATGGCTATCTGACATCCTTTGCCTATGGAGGCAATAGTGCACTTAATGCCTATGATAAATTTCTGTACGAGGAAGGGGTAGAGCAAATTTTGGACAAAAATGCTTTTGGTAAAGAATATACAATGCAAACTGAGGATGCAGCGGGTATTTCACTTGGATATCCGGATAAGCAACTTTTTAAAAAGTATCATTCGAATATGTCGTCAGATACCATTCCTAGTTTAGATGTTTTGGTAACCCTAAGTACCAAGGAGCCCTATCAAATACCGATGATGGAGCATTATTTGGAAAAGGTAGGGCTCAGCTTGTCAAATTCAAGATTTGGTGGGAGGACAAAACGAATAATCAATAAAAACGCAGCCCTATTTGCAAGCTTCCTATATACGGATGAGGCTATTGAAGAATTTATGGCCGCCGAGCAAAATCTTTCCAGTTATGACAATACGATTTACATCATCACAGGAAGTCATCATGCTACGGACCTACCACAGGAGAATACGCTCTCCCGTTACAGGGTCCCATTAATAATTTACAGCCCTCTACTAAAATCAGAGCAGGTTTTTAATGAAGTTGCTTCCCATGCGGACATCGTACCTACCTTACTTTCCTTGCTAGACAAGCAATACGGCATTGATGCACCAAAAGATGTGGCGTGGTTGGGTAGTGGTTTACAGGCACAAAAGAATCTCTTTAATAAAAAGCAAATCCCATTATTAAGAAGCACGAATAATATTCAGGATTATATCGATGGTTCTCATTTTTTAACGGACGGTGATGTATACGAGCTTGATCAAGATTTAAAATTTCTAGAGGCCGAAGAAGACAGTGAAATAGAGGCGATCAAAAAAAGTTTTGACCAGTTTAAGGCCATTAATGCCTATGTCACCACAGAAGATAAAATTCTCCCAAAGGATATTTCACTTATCACTTATACTGAAAATACGTTTACAAAGGAGCAAGAAATATGGATTCAGAGTGTGTTTAATGGACAAAACTTTGACGAAGCCTATGGTACGGCTCGTAGGCTGGCCCTGGATAATGATTGGAGCAGGTCTTTGTTGCTCTGCAAGTATATTTTAAGTGAAATCCCTAGACATGCCGACACAGAAATTTTAATGGGTAGACTCTATGCCTGGCAAGAAAACTATGAGAAATCCATATCGATTCTCGAAAAGGTTGTACAGAAATATCCAGACTATGAGGATGGTTATTGTGCGCTTTTGGATGCTTATTATTGGGCAGATAAGGATGAAAACGTCTTTTGGATAAAAGAATCTGTTGCAAAACATAAATTAACTCAGGACCTTTTAACGGAGAAGATTGAACGTTCGTTGCAAAAGGTTCAAGAAAAAAGAACCCAAGAATTACAAGAAGCTGTGAAAGAGGATAAAGGTGCAGTGGTCAAAAACAATACGAAATGA
- a CDS encoding glycosyltransferase family 2 protein has protein sequence MGSGVFDIVLEYINIVFLVFTVILFTMFTAMGYLSTRNSIHYRNKNSFGDMSKLMASPLAPSITIIAPAYNEGMTIVENIRSLMSLRYVNYEVMVVNDGSKDDTLQKMIDAYDLVKIEQEIDPEWRSKPIRGIYKSPHKAFSKLTVIDKENGGKSDALNTGMALSTNQYVGCIDVDCLLLPDALLHVVKSFFQRSEKRVIAVGGVIRVANSCVIQGGQLEEIRLPTNWLARFQLLEYTRSFILGRMAWGRIDSLLIISGAFGFFDREIALAVDGYDTNTVGEDMEIVFKMRRYMHERKLPYTVEYIPDPLCWTEVPEDTKILINQRDRWARGNLETLYKHKDMFFNPKFGRLGMLSYPYWFFYEWLAPILEFFGFFTIILFYWLGILNWDFFVAITATVYVFSIMFSFYAILWDVYSYNEYKKTKDILILMFCAIIEPVTFHPLVVWSAIRGNYKKLFKVKSGWGSQVRKGFAKAT, from the coding sequence ATGGGTAGCGGAGTCTTTGATATCGTACTGGAGTACATAAACATCGTTTTTCTGGTGTTTACGGTGATCCTGTTTACCATGTTCACGGCCATGGGATACCTCTCCACCAGAAATTCTATCCATTACCGTAACAAGAATAGTTTTGGGGACATGTCCAAACTAATGGCATCACCTTTGGCACCCAGTATTACTATCATTGCACCTGCCTATAACGAAGGTATGACCATTGTGGAAAATATTCGTTCCCTAATGTCCTTGCGCTATGTGAACTATGAAGTAATGGTGGTTAATGACGGTAGTAAGGATGATACGCTTCAAAAAATGATTGACGCTTATGACCTCGTTAAGATAGAACAGGAAATTGATCCAGAATGGAGATCAAAACCCATACGTGGAATTTATAAATCACCGCATAAGGCATTTTCAAAATTAACGGTCATAGATAAGGAGAACGGGGGCAAGTCCGATGCATTGAATACCGGTATGGCACTTTCCACGAACCAATATGTGGGTTGTATAGATGTGGATTGTTTGCTTTTGCCCGATGCCTTGCTGCATGTGGTGAAATCGTTCTTTCAGCGGTCCGAGAAAAGAGTAATTGCCGTTGGTGGTGTTATTCGAGTGGCTAATTCATGCGTTATCCAGGGTGGACAATTGGAGGAAATCAGACTTCCAACGAACTGGTTGGCAAGGTTTCAGCTTTTGGAGTATACACGCAGCTTTATTCTAGGCCGTATGGCATGGGGAAGAATAGACAGCTTACTCATTATATCGGGAGCCTTTGGTTTTTTTGATCGTGAAATAGCTTTGGCCGTTGATGGCTATGACACCAATACTGTCGGTGAGGATATGGAAATCGTTTTTAAGATGAGACGGTACATGCACGAGCGGAAACTGCCCTACACCGTAGAATATATCCCAGACCCTTTATGTTGGACAGAGGTTCCGGAGGATACCAAAATCTTAATAAATCAGAGAGATCGTTGGGCTCGGGGTAACTTGGAAACATTGTACAAGCATAAGGACATGTTCTTTAACCCCAAGTTTGGACGTTTGGGAATGTTAAGTTACCCGTACTGGTTCTTTTATGAATGGTTGGCACCTATCCTGGAATTTTTCGGTTTTTTCACCATTATACTTTTTTACTGGCTAGGAATTTTGAATTGGGACTTTTTCGTGGCCATTACGGCCACCGTATATGTGTTTTCCATTATGTTCTCGTTCTATGCCATTCTATGGGACGTTTATTCATACAACGAATACAAAAAGACCAAGGACATACTTATACTTATGTTCTGCGCTATTATTGAACCCGTAACGTTCCATCCGCTAGTCGTGTGGTCCGCTATAAGGGGTAATTATAAAAAATTATTTAAGGTAAAATCCGGGTGGGGATCGCAGGTCCGCAAAGGATTTGCCAAGGCAACGTAG
- a CDS encoding HEAT repeat domain-containing protein, which produces MSITPKTYKINALLSAPKIDTDLLWGLSALFVLLALIYFVSVFYFRNKISRKGRKVKEKKKELSPMISEFLFYDQSANKSEKMNYIDLKIQIRELIKNDFDRKVLTEVLMDLRKDVSGNTRDELFHIYQDLELHKDAYEKLKSWRWEVVSKGIFELTQMNVVESYGLITKFINDKRPTIRKQAELAAVTLKEEGISFYLDHTKFKISEWQQLKLLDVVRNKEDFIPPPFRLWLTSKNNYVVLFALRLIKHYNQNDASSSLIELVKHRNSHIKKEAIHCIREFNVTDALPTMKAVFRKCSTDVKMSILDTIAQIGSKSDVDFLTSVQQKESGFTIKSKALSALNTITPESILPSKDVEETEDWEVVENMQEQTKSKELPTETFDEVNDNIEEAIAIDNLEVIAEVVDNAPVDKEITSSESNLHEIDMTFLPIVLDEEKTESRTPIASEIEPNEKTTSFNDLDVISEEICIETIPPTINIDFLPLIVEQEETIVPELREYKIVYEEVLDVPHFDIRTVDFDKDKEDDQTVQDDVPRPMCIADIDVASLVEMEVDCEEIRPEQIGEEQVIEIDWSNAFSNKAPLEISSLIEMTTEVEINAIEKNKNDLNIPRAAFYENGVLETMVLLENISELGDHREIPFLKHLYETESSIDVRERISELIERFKEEYQGIEYFKITQFEAVDSVFNELMERGDLESKLILLQEIIAVGDEKEIPLLRLMIQSDDAIIRKKATSALKKLMERLASEHSQEIDNKAVGSGLEQSDIFEVDFELQKSKPLAKSKYGSASSDTNGNTLFDHLCSMSSKLYDKFNG; this is translated from the coding sequence GAAAAGATGAACTATATCGATTTGAAAATACAAATACGGGAGTTGATCAAGAACGATTTTGACCGCAAGGTTTTAACGGAAGTCTTAATGGACCTTAGGAAAGATGTTTCCGGAAATACAAGAGATGAACTATTCCATATCTATCAGGATTTGGAACTGCATAAGGACGCTTACGAAAAGCTAAAGAGCTGGCGTTGGGAGGTGGTTTCTAAAGGCATATTTGAACTTACCCAAATGAACGTCGTAGAATCCTACGGACTCATCACTAAATTCATAAACGATAAACGACCAACCATAAGAAAACAGGCAGAATTGGCCGCCGTTACCCTAAAGGAAGAGGGTATTTCATTTTATCTGGACCATACAAAGTTTAAGATTTCGGAATGGCAGCAATTAAAATTATTGGATGTAGTTCGAAATAAGGAAGATTTCATTCCACCGCCCTTCCGCCTATGGCTTACCTCCAAGAACAACTACGTGGTCCTATTTGCCCTAAGGTTGATCAAACATTACAACCAGAATGATGCTAGTTCCTCTTTAATAGAATTGGTAAAACATAGAAATAGTCATATCAAGAAAGAAGCCATCCATTGCATACGTGAGTTTAATGTCACCGATGCCTTGCCTACAATGAAAGCAGTATTCCGAAAATGCAGTACGGATGTTAAGATGTCCATCTTGGATACGATAGCGCAAATTGGAAGTAAATCCGATGTCGATTTTCTTACGTCGGTTCAGCAAAAAGAATCTGGCTTCACCATTAAAAGCAAAGCTCTAAGCGCGCTCAACACTATTACACCCGAATCTATTTTACCGTCAAAAGATGTAGAGGAGACAGAGGATTGGGAAGTGGTCGAAAATATGCAAGAGCAAACAAAATCAAAGGAACTACCTACTGAAACTTTTGATGAAGTTAATGACAATATTGAAGAGGCCATAGCTATTGATAATTTGGAAGTGATTGCTGAAGTTGTAGATAATGCCCCGGTAGATAAAGAGATAACAAGTTCGGAATCAAATCTGCATGAAATTGACATGACTTTCTTGCCGATTGTGCTGGATGAGGAAAAGACGGAGTCCAGAACTCCAATCGCGTCAGAAATCGAGCCTAATGAAAAAACCACTTCATTCAATGACCTGGATGTTATCTCTGAGGAAATATGCATTGAAACAATTCCACCAACCATAAATATTGACTTTCTTCCATTGATTGTTGAACAAGAGGAGACCATAGTCCCCGAGCTTAGGGAGTATAAAATAGTCTACGAAGAAGTTTTGGATGTACCTCATTTCGATATTAGAACCGTAGATTTTGATAAAGACAAAGAAGATGATCAGACGGTACAAGATGACGTTCCAAGACCAATGTGTATTGCTGATATAGATGTTGCAAGTTTAGTTGAAATGGAGGTTGATTGCGAAGAAATAAGACCAGAACAGATTGGCGAAGAGCAAGTCATAGAGATAGATTGGTCAAACGCATTTTCTAACAAAGCGCCATTAGAAATTTCATCACTCATTGAAATGACTACTGAAGTCGAGATCAATGCCATTGAAAAAAATAAAAATGATTTAAACATACCTAGGGCAGCGTTTTACGAGAACGGAGTGTTAGAAACTATGGTCCTTCTGGAAAATATTTCGGAATTGGGTGACCACAGAGAAATACCGTTCTTGAAGCATTTATATGAGACCGAAAGTTCAATCGATGTTCGGGAAAGAATTTCAGAATTAATCGAACGTTTTAAAGAGGAATACCAAGGAATTGAATACTTCAAAATCACACAATTTGAGGCAGTGGATAGTGTTTTTAATGAGCTAATGGAAAGGGGCGATTTAGAATCCAAACTAATTCTATTACAAGAAATAATAGCGGTGGGTGATGAAAAGGAAATTCCCCTATTGCGGTTAATGATCCAATCTGATGATGCCATCATTCGTAAAAAAGCGACTTCTGCATTAAAAAAATTAATGGAACGCTTGGCATCTGAACATAGTCAGGAAATTGATAACAAAGCTGTAGGGAGCGGATTGGAACAGTCGGATATTTTTGAGGTAGATTTTGAACTACAAAAATCAAAACCACTGGCTAAAAGCAAATACGGATCGGCTAGCAGTGATACCAACGGTAATACACTGTTCGACCATCTGTGCTCCATGTCTAGCAAACTTTACGATAAATTTAATGGGTAG